The DNA window AGAGTTATATCGATCACCTGAGATGAACCAGTCCCTCCCTTTTTCTAGAGGTTACATGCAGCAATCTAAAAGATCCGGATGTGTCTTGGTGGGGCGTCTCCCGGGGACAACAGCCGAAATTGGGGGATGATGTTGAATATCGATGCAAATCAGGCTACAGGAGCACAGGTCGTGCCACCAGTGCCAGGTGCACCAGAGAGGGCTGGAAACCAGATCCATTGTGTCAAGGTATCAACAAGTTAAACTTCTGCAAATGTCAATATAAGAACttttttactgaatgtgttcaGGGAGATTTTGGTGAAGTCAGGATTTATGTGTTTAACTCTTACAGTTTTTTTCCAGAACAAAGTTAACGAAAGGAAGAAACGAATGAAAGCATTTTTGTTGTTATAGTTTGAATCTTTGCAGCAGTAGATAATTGCCTTGTAAACCCTGTATCTTACTCCACGATCCCAGAGTGCCTGCAAAGTAAATACAGGAATAACTGTTGGTAATAAAATCAGCCACTTTATTCATCAATAATCTACCAACCAGAGACCCAGGAATCTCATTTCAATTAGAAACTGTATTTAAACTGTAGGATCCAGAATTACTTAATTTAGACAAAATAAAGCTTTTTAAAACTTGTCAAAAATATAACATAGAAATCTTCTTCCACAGCTGTTCCAGACCAGTGATCCTGATTTTCAACGTCGTTCAACGGAGTGAAAAGAATTATTCATCAATAACCATTAAACCACGTTTTGTTCTTCATACCAACGTCATGAGATCCTGCTACATGCAACCGCTGGACTGTCCATGTGTCCCACTGGGAATGTGCGATAATGTGATCTGATGTCGTGAAGCTTGTGTTGAATAAAAGAGGTGAACTATAAGATTTAAGGATTTGTTTGgtggtttatttatttcaatatggaaagtttgtgtgtgtgtgtgtgtgtgtgtgtgtgtatgtgtatgaagTATGACTATACAACAAAGTGATGAAATGATCAAATCAAAATCTTTGCAAGAAAGATAAAAATAAGGATAATGAGAGAATCAGAGCGAGATGAAAATGGacttaaaatgaatgaatgaacaatTAGGTCGTTAAATTATTGACAGTGCGAGAAACTGGAactgggagtgtgtgtctgtcaacaGGTTTTTTAACAGGTTTCATCTCGGCAGAAAATATTAGTCCTGCAAATttcaaaaacaggaaaaaaggaaaatcacaaaagtaaatTACAGAACACGCACAACACAAAATGTCCagaggattttttattttatttgttttgcttctaCACAATCTGTGGTGATAAAAACTAAACAGAGGGGAGAACACATGCAATAACTGACTGTAGGGATTTTAAGGTTCATTCTAGGTGAAggatacaacaacaacaaactacaAGATAATAATAAAAGGTCAAATTAAAGATGAGAGTGAATAATTAGCGGGAGACAacaaaaaactattaaaagcGATTAAACAGCGTTAGagcacaaatataaaaatacaaatgttactGAGGAgaaaactgtttaaataaaacatgttaaaagtTGGTAACTTTCAAAGCTAGATCAACATTAAACAGTGAATTCGGACCCGAGCTCCTTGTGTTGCCAGCTCAACTTTAATGCACTTGGGTGAAGgtcatgaaaataataaaatcaattcTAATCAATTATCAGAGGCCACTGACGAGAAGCTGAAACTGCAGTCACGTGTTCTCTGAATCTGTGGATGTAGGTCGACCCAAAGTCCTGGATTAACGAAGATCAAACAACACTCACACGTGGTTTCCAGAAAATCTCATTTAGATTTGAGGTATCagtgtaaataaacagttttttaaacaatcCAGTTACTTCACTGGCTGAATACAATGGACTTTGCACCATGGAATCAATGCTATTGCCACATTGAGTGCAACTTGTTTTTAGACAGAATCCTATCAGACATTCAACTTTAAAGTCTTTATTGAATGAGATTGTTTAATGTGACGTTTATTAAAATCTCCGTGGAGCAAAAAGCGACAAATTTAATTAGACTAAACATGAATATTTCTCAGCTTAAGTCTGATTAATTTGTCCTGAATCAAACGGCTAGAAAATCAGTGAAGAGGCAGTAAAGTGGCCTTGATTTATCTGATGAAGGAATTTGTCAGGACACCAAATAAACATAGTGAAATGCCAATTCATTGATTATGAGAATTGTAAGAAGACTGTGTCCGTGAACTTCTCTGGACTTTTCCGTAGAGCGTGCGATgtgaacagtgtgtgtctgtgtgtttggccatgcccccccccccgtgacccCCTGTGCTCCCTCAGGATTGCGACTGggggacaaacacacaggaattCAGCTCAGAAAACAGCTGGACTCTGCACAGCTGCACCGCTGAAATGCGACTGTCTCTAATTCttgtgctgctccagctgtgggGCAACGTGGAGGTTTCTCTGTCGCAGAATGGTGAGTCGGAACTTTCTCCAGATACTGAGATGTCGGGGTTCGGAATTTGTATTTGCACCAGGAGCCGAGAAGCAATGAGAGAATtcatcatttttattaaaacatttcctctttgtttttccactcACATATCACTTCTTCTGTACGTATGTTGGGAAAAGACTTTGAATACTGGGTTCCGTTTCTCCCTCACCCGTGTTGTCATGTCCTTGTTTGACAGTATGTTCCAACCCCCCCGTCGTTCCTCACGCCAGCATCACCGACGAGACCAGAAGAGCCGAGTACCCACTAGGACAAGTAATCCGTTTCACATGTGAAACTGGTTATATATCAGGTCCAACCATCAGATATATGTGCTCGAGCGAAGGCTGGATGGCTCTTCACAAGGGACCGTGCTACTGTGAGTTCACTCaatttctctcctcctgcattTCGTTGCAACACACGAGATCCGTTGATTTCTGTTCGGAAGGAAACCTGAGAGAGATTAACATTTCTCTCATTTAACGATAACAAATGTGATGTAAGATTCAGATTATTGTTCTTctccaacaacacaacagaccaGGGACACGGCTGCTGCACAAAATAAATGGTTTTATCACGAAAAGTCGGAACAAAATCCCGTCGCTGTCACTTGactccaaaaaaaaagaaacattatttTAGAAACCAGTTGGTTAATGAATAATCTTTTAATCGGCTGACTGGggttcaggaggtagagagggccGTCCACCGAACAgagggtcggtggtttgatccccagctcTTCCATTAAATGGCTCCTGACAATCATCTGGAGCATTGTTACAGATGAATGATGTTTGAGTTTCTTTATTGTGCATTTGCCGGATTAAGTCTACTGTTAAACACGTCATTGTTTCATCATCATTTCAAGCACTTTAATTAGTATTTCATGTGTAAAATGAACAGGTTGCTGTCTCCTTGCCAAAGAGCGATTTGGTTCCTGCCCTTGTGTGACGTAGCACATGAGTGTGACAGGGTGGAGAGAGCTATGTACTTTCTGtgctttgtgtgaatgtgtgcatgaaTACGACTTATTCTGTAAACTGGTCGATACAgttcttcatttttcttttttccagtgaAGCCATGCCAACTTCCTGACGACACTCCCAACGGCTACTATCAGATCATCAACGGCGACCACTTTGTTTTCGGAGCAGTCATCAAATACTTCTGCAACGAAGGGTGCGTGGACGTGGAATGATGTCGCTCAGTCCTTTTTATATTTGTCTGATGGATGAGGttgtttcccttttcccccTGAAAGCAGAAAgcgtctcctctgtgtgtgttgcaggtatCAAATGATGAGCAAAGAGGACACACGCACCTGTTATCTGGACAAATGGACCAATCATGTGCCAGTGTGTGATTGTAAGTCCAACGTTTGTCGTCGTGCAGGAGAAATATTTTTCATGCAACATGCAACAGCAGACTTTTTGCTTatggttctggttctggaacgactgctttttaaaaatggaaaacttAACATTATGTAGAAGATATGTATGAAAACATCCAATCACCACGTCTTGCTTCAAGACCTTGGAGACGTGGGTTTGAATCCTGCCGTTGACTTTCTTTAATTTCCCTCAGGATAAGTTAAGTATCTCTTAGGTTCGACTAAATCTGTATCGTACATTTTGTTCAGTGcctattttgttgtgttttgctcCCAACTCCAACTGCTCTGACCTTTCTGTGATTCGTGCACATGTGCCTGCCGGGGCTTATGGGTATTGTAGTATTTTGACCTGTCCACCATACACAGCATTTACATTTCAGTAAACCTAAGCTGGAAAAATGATGTGGAAACcacagactgaaaataaagatgacaCAACGTGACAGCTCCGTAAAGAGAAGCCAGAAcatctccatcgccccctggtgtctggctgcagtattggtcaaGAGccctctatgttagtggatgggacaaggACCCAAAGCTGGCTTCTGTCATCTTAGATGTTTTTATCCCAGTTATCAAGTAATTTGGgattgaattagttatttgatggaACAGGCTTCATTTCTAGACAGTGGAGacacgtcctccatctttattaccagtttatgtttaaaactggccgtcaatgaaacaaatgatggGTCTGTAGTAGTTTGTAAGCCCATGATTCCACAGTAACGTTGAGGATTTGATTAAAAGTGAAGGTGGAACCTCTTTGCAGCTCGGCTCTGTTAAGATTCAGGTTCTACGATTCTTAAAAACTCTGATTCTCATTGATGAAAGCAGCTCTTTTCATTTCCCAGTCCTGTTGTTGCCTCCCTGAGCGTTTCCTCTCCGCTGGGACCTGACtgactgtttgttttcactCAGCTCTGAGCTGTGAGCCCCCTGTGGATAGAGAGATCACAGTAAAAGGTTTACCAGAGAACGACGAGCCCATACTTCCTGACCGCTTCCTCGAAATTAGCTGCAATGTTCCTGGGAAATATCTGAACGGCAGCACGAGGCTGATATGTGGGAAAGACGGACACTGGAATCATCCGCTCCCCACTTGTGAAGGTTAAACTTCTTTTAAACTAACCCTAAAAAATTAATTATACTGTACAAAGTATTTATGATTCATGAAGCTTGGAGAAATTTTAACTTTGTAAAATGTCTTTCATTCTTTTCAGACATCACTTGTAGAGTCGGAGAGATGCATCCTAGTCTCAGGGCAGATGGATTATCATcaggaaataaaacactgaagaTGGGACATAAGTTAAAGTTTCACTGTGATGATGACTACAGTCTGGATGGCGCTGGACAAATCGAGTGTTTAAAGACTGGGCAGTGGGACGCCCACTTTCCAACTTGCTCTGGTACGTCCTCTCTCACTGGAGGATCATTAATAAGCATCTAGATTTAAACTTTACTGAACAGATCCATAATATTTCTGTACAGAGGTAACATTTCAATGATTTTCAACACATGGGCTCATGAAACCCAAAACCTCAAGTCCAATCTCCGAGTTTTAATGCTGCATTTTAACCAACTGATAACACTTTGATTCCTTTCTTTCAATCAGACAAATGCAAATTCACAGGAGCCCCGAACAACATGATGGTCCGAGCTGCAGGCTCAAGACGTCAACTAGCTCAAGGAGAAAAGTTGACGTTTTCATGCCGTCTGGGTGGTGAAACTCTTCGGGGCAAATCAGAAGTTACATGTTTGGCAAACGGAGAGTGGAGTGATCCCTTCCCAACATGTAGTGGTGAGCTCAGTCACTTTCGTCTGTTCTCTTGCTATTTATTTAGGGAAATGATGGGGATAAATTAATCCATAAGTTTATTTGTGAGACAGATCTCAAACATGATCTTAATCGTTACTTCCACTAAGGAGATAaagttttaattttgtttccctGTTgagttagtttgcaggattatgcaaaaactaaaactactgaacagtTTTGTGCGTAACTTGGGGGAAGGAACATTCTGAGTGGATCAGATCAACTGGGCTGATCCAGGAACTTTCTACTTTCTCTGCAGCATCTCacacagaattcattcaatcaagGGCAGTAGCTGCTAGTAGCTGCTTTTATGGCCTCAAAGACAGTTGTAAAATGTCTTAATTTTAAAAGTATAACGTGTTCTCTCTGTCATGTGCCACACTCTCTCAGCTCCTGTGGGTTGTGAGCGACCACCGCCTCTTGAAAATGGAGACACCAAGAACTCTGTGAAGTTCAACTACAGACACAATGATCAAGTTGAATACATCTGTCAGGCTTACCACGTCATGCAGGGAGGATCCTTCAAAACGTGCAACAACGGTGAATGGACCAGAGAGATCAGATGCCTCAGTAAGTCACAACACGTTTTTTTACAGGTAGCACTAGTTTTAATTTCCAGTGTTTTGATGACTGCTACATAGCAGATCCACGGGAGAGGAAGTGAACTCAGACAAACTAGAATTATGTCTtaatattacaaaaaataaaaacgtcatatATGTGTTACAGAAATGACAATGTAATGTATTGAGAAAAATATATCAtttagcaaaaacaaaaatgttattgaatgagaaaaaagtcataatatgTGTTATATGTGATAGAAAAAGTTGCTGATTACATGAGGGTCAGTGGATTTGAGTTTCCCGCTCTAATAAATTCTCTTGAACTGAGTCCAGCAgtggttatatatatatattagggctgtcaatagattaaaaaaaattaactaattaatctcacattttgcaattcattaatctagattaatcgcgattaaaagtttgtttttcttctaaagactaaatcttataaattattttacacaatgttgtgttttcaaagaggctcaggcctataacacctacctataaagtggcagccaggtcgttaaatatcatgtatcataaattgtgtaaacaaaattttaaaaaacccagctgaaaatattcccaatgtcctttgaaacaataacactgcttctttcttcagtgaaacatccagattagtaaaagg is part of the Limanda limanda chromosome 9, fLimLim1.1, whole genome shotgun sequence genome and encodes:
- the LOC133010111 gene encoding complement factor H-like translates to MRLSLILVLLQLWGNVEVSLSQNVCSNPPVVPHASITDETRRAEYPLGQVIRFTCETGYISGPTIRYMCSSEGWMALHKGPCYLKPCQLPDDTPNGYYQIINGDHFVFGAVIKYFCNEGYQMMSKEDTRTCYLDKWTNHVPVCDSLSCEPPVDREITVKGLPENDEPILPDRFLEISCNVPGKYLNGSTRLICGKDGHWNHPLPTCEDITCRVGEMHPSLRADGLSSGNKTLKMGHKLKFHCDDDYSLDGAGQIECLKTGQWDAHFPTCSDKCKFTGAPNNMMVRAAGSRRQLAQGEKLTFSCRLGGETLRGKSEVTCLANGEWSDPFPTCSAPVGCERPPPLENGDTKNSVKFNYRHNDQVEYICQAYHVMQGGSFKTCNNGEWTREIRCLKPCPVDEEALRTRNIAFRFSRKGRMYSTHDDSIEFSCTSGRTVGSVGMRQRCVDGVMQLPSCQ